The following coding sequences lie in one Streptomyces sp. NBC_00510 genomic window:
- a CDS encoding alpha/beta hydrolase codes for MPTPLTDPLSPGTHTFEVDGVAQRYHVHGTGPVCIAHSGGPGVFWEYLRMPEVERHLTVVYPEPVGTGGSGRLPSHPHGYTRERYSRFLDALVDHLGTPRVHLLGHSHGGFVVQYHALHRPARVAGIVLYDSAPVTGPEHGAEAMRMVEEFAARHAGHPGLAEVLEAFQKVSAISDDAGMTAVLKGLLPAYFADYWGREEEFAPLSAAVSGTHISGLGEDLVPDAVDDRGRLGSLSVPALVVVGRYDVVCGMRWAGELHELIPQSELLVLEDSGHFGHIEEPGRFAEAVVGFVTARERAVPA; via the coding sequence ATGCCCACCCCCCTGACCGACCCCCTGTCCCCCGGCACCCACACCTTCGAGGTGGACGGGGTGGCCCAGCGTTACCACGTCCACGGCACCGGACCGGTGTGCATCGCGCACTCCGGCGGGCCGGGCGTGTTCTGGGAGTACCTGCGCATGCCCGAGGTCGAACGCCACCTGACGGTCGTCTACCCGGAGCCGGTCGGCACCGGCGGCTCGGGCCGTCTCCCCTCGCACCCGCACGGCTACACCCGTGAGCGCTACAGCCGGTTCCTGGACGCGCTCGTCGACCACCTGGGCACCCCGCGCGTGCACCTGCTGGGGCATTCGCACGGCGGCTTCGTCGTCCAGTACCACGCGCTGCACCGGCCCGCGCGTGTCGCCGGGATCGTCCTGTACGACAGCGCGCCGGTCACCGGCCCCGAGCACGGCGCCGAGGCGATGCGCATGGTGGAGGAGTTCGCCGCCCGGCACGCCGGTCACCCCGGTCTGGCGGAGGTCCTGGAAGCCTTCCAGAAGGTGTCCGCCATCTCCGACGACGCGGGTATGACGGCGGTCCTCAAGGGGCTGCTGCCCGCCTACTTCGCGGACTACTGGGGCCGGGAGGAGGAGTTCGCGCCCTTGAGCGCCGCGGTGTCGGGCACCCACATCTCGGGGCTGGGCGAGGACCTCGTCCCCGATGCCGTCGACGACCGCGGGCGGTTGGGGTCCCTCAGCGTGCCGGCGCTGGTCGTGGTGGGCCGGTACGACGTGGTCTGCGGGATGCGCTGGGCCGGTGAACTGCACGAGCTGATCCCCCAATCGGAGCTGCTGGTCCTGGAGGACAGCGGGCACTTCGGCCACATCGAGGAGCCCGGTCGCTTCGCGGAGGCCGTGGTGGGCTTCGTGACCGCCCGCGAGCGCGCGGTCCCCGCGTGA
- a CDS encoding universal stress protein: MSRTVTAGLDGSPESLAAADWAAREALRRGLPLRLVHVHDWQPYTSAYAPLAGAVAAVDPDAQRQWAESVPRDAADELAGRHPDLEISAGLVSGQPAAALAAAAEESELLVLGSRGLGALAGFLVGSVASATVAQAVRPVVLVRAGETGKDEHRPDLDGLVSEYTPFRDVVLGIDLARPHDDLLAFAFEAAVLRGTGLRVVHGWNLPGSYGFNPAAIALDLEHELTDAQAKALTQALAPWRAKYPAVEVVEHSLVGGAAHHLVEAAADASLVVVGRRVRHAVAGLHIGPVTHAVLHHAKAPVAVVPHD, encoded by the coding sequence ATGTCCCGTACGGTCACCGCCGGTCTCGACGGATCACCCGAGAGCCTGGCCGCCGCGGACTGGGCCGCCCGCGAGGCACTGCGCCGCGGACTGCCCCTGAGGCTCGTGCACGTCCACGACTGGCAGCCGTACACGTCCGCCTACGCCCCGCTGGCCGGGGCGGTGGCCGCGGTGGATCCCGACGCCCAGCGGCAGTGGGCCGAGTCCGTGCCGCGCGACGCCGCGGACGAGCTCGCCGGGCGTCACCCGGATCTGGAGATCTCCGCCGGGCTCGTGAGCGGGCAGCCCGCGGCGGCCCTCGCGGCCGCCGCCGAGGAGTCGGAGCTGCTGGTGCTCGGCTCCCGGGGCCTCGGCGCGCTCGCCGGTTTCCTCGTCGGCTCCGTGGCCTCCGCGACCGTCGCGCAGGCCGTCCGCCCGGTCGTCCTCGTACGGGCCGGTGAGACGGGCAAGGACGAGCACCGGCCGGACCTCGACGGGCTGGTCTCGGAGTACACGCCCTTCCGTGACGTGGTGCTGGGCATCGACCTGGCCCGTCCCCACGACGATCTGCTGGCCTTCGCCTTCGAGGCCGCCGTGCTGCGCGGGACGGGCCTGCGCGTCGTCCACGGCTGGAACCTGCCGGGCTCCTACGGTTTCAACCCCGCGGCGATCGCCCTGGACCTGGAGCACGAGCTGACCGACGCCCAGGCGAAGGCGCTCACGCAGGCGCTGGCGCCGTGGCGGGCCAAGTACCCCGCCGTCGAGGTCGTGGAGCACTCCCTGGTCGGCGGGGCGGCGCACCATCTGGTCGAGGCGGCGGCCGACGCCTCACTGGTCGTCGTCGGCCGCCGTGTCCGGCACGCGGTTGCCGGCCTGCACATCGGCCCGGTGACCCATGCGGTGCTGCACCATGCCAAGGCGCCCGTGGCGGTCGTCCCGCACGACTGA
- a CDS encoding pyridoxamine 5'-phosphate oxidase family protein, whose amino-acid sequence MTQQDAAAAAGDIGRRIASRREELGLSLEETAERAGIAPGYLRYVEQEPTAAPGSSTLHGLATALGTSVSALSGGEAELPPGRGRAAGRASLVELGPGECWALLSTHGVGRIGLDTPDGLAILPVNYTVADGVIAFRTHPGATPAAAADTRCAFEVDQVDEALSQGWSVLVRGVASAVTDPGAVRRLAEREYAGPWAGGDRDLWIRVVPASVTGRRILVG is encoded by the coding sequence ATGACGCAGCAGGACGCGGCCGCCGCGGCCGGGGACATCGGGCGCCGGATCGCGAGCCGCCGGGAGGAACTGGGCCTGTCCCTGGAGGAGACGGCGGAACGCGCCGGCATCGCCCCGGGCTATCTGCGGTACGTGGAGCAGGAGCCGACCGCGGCGCCGGGCAGCTCCACCCTGCACGGGCTGGCCACGGCGCTGGGGACGAGCGTGTCCGCGCTGAGCGGCGGCGAGGCGGAGCTGCCGCCCGGCCGGGGACGCGCGGCGGGCCGGGCGTCACTGGTGGAACTCGGCCCCGGCGAGTGCTGGGCGCTGCTGTCCACGCACGGGGTCGGCAGGATCGGGCTGGACACGCCCGACGGGCTGGCGATCCTGCCGGTCAACTACACGGTCGCCGACGGCGTGATCGCCTTCCGCACCCATCCCGGGGCCACGCCCGCGGCGGCCGCGGACACCAGGTGCGCCTTCGAGGTCGACCAGGTCGACGAGGCCCTCAGCCAGGGCTGGAGCGTGCTCGTCCGCGGTGTCGCCTCCGCCGTCACCGACCCGGGGGCCGTGCGCCGGCTGGCGGAGCGCGAGTACGCCGGCCCCTGGGCGGGCGGCGACCGCGACCTGTGGATCCGCGTCGTCCCGGCGAGCGTGACCGGACGCCGCATCCTGGTCGGCTGA
- a CDS encoding oxidoreductase, producing MTTGRISAAAAGTWLLGDMKVNRIGFGAMRLTGSAAFHLGTPSDRDRAIGVLRRAVELGVDHIDTAAFYFSRLRSANELINSALAPYPEDLVIATKVGPARDASGEWATAARPDQLRGQVEENLRQLGRDHLDLVNLRFMGGTSVAEHFGALAELREAGLVRHLGLSNVRPEHLAAARAIAPVVCVQNRYGVDARESDDLLRECGAQGIAFVPFFSIAGGGREQGPGAGGAESDAVLAVAAAHGVSPAQVRLAWTLAQGDHVLAIPGTGDPEHLADNLAAGALRLADEETALIDAVGRPTR from the coding sequence ATGACCACTGGCAGGATCTCCGCGGCCGCCGCCGGCACCTGGCTCCTCGGCGACATGAAGGTGAACCGGATCGGCTTCGGCGCGATGCGGCTGACCGGCAGCGCCGCCTTCCACCTCGGCACGCCCAGCGACCGTGACCGCGCGATCGGCGTGCTGCGCCGCGCCGTCGAGCTCGGCGTCGACCACATCGACACCGCCGCCTTCTACTTCTCACGGCTGCGTTCGGCCAACGAGCTCATCAACTCGGCCCTGGCGCCGTACCCGGAGGACCTGGTCATCGCCACCAAGGTGGGGCCCGCACGGGACGCCTCCGGGGAGTGGGCCACCGCCGCCCGTCCCGACCAGCTGCGCGGCCAGGTCGAGGAGAACCTGCGGCAGCTCGGCCGCGACCACCTCGACCTGGTCAACCTCCGCTTCATGGGCGGCACTTCCGTCGCCGAGCACTTCGGCGCCCTGGCCGAGCTGCGCGAGGCCGGGCTCGTCCGCCACCTGGGGCTGTCCAACGTCCGTCCCGAGCACCTGGCCGCGGCACGGGCCATCGCCCCCGTGGTGTGCGTCCAGAACCGCTACGGCGTCGACGCGCGCGAGAGCGACGACCTGCTGCGGGAATGCGGTGCCCAGGGCATCGCATTCGTGCCCTTCTTCTCCATCGCCGGCGGGGGCCGCGAGCAGGGGCCCGGCGCCGGCGGTGCCGAGAGCGACGCGGTGCTCGCCGTCGCGGCCGCCCACGGTGTCTCGCCCGCGCAGGTGCGGCTGGCGTGGACGCTCGCGCAGGGCGACCACGTGCTCGCCATCCCGGGGACCGGCGATCCGGAGCACCTGGCCGACAACCTGGCGGCGGGCGCGCTGCGGCTGGCGGACGAGGAGACGGCGCTCATCGACGCGGTGGGCCGCCCCACCCGCTGA
- a CDS encoding universal stress protein: MSGLVVVGADGSASSLAAVETAAREAAWRGAGLRVVHAFLWPAMHVPLGPPALGPSEGGLRNAAQRVVAEAVERAGRAAPEVDVTHAVVTGEPLTVLEAQSRAAELVVVGSRGMGGFVGLMLGSTAVHLAAHGQCPVLVVREQPAAGGPVLLGVDGSPAGADAVDFAFAEAALRGAELLALHAWTPWHTPVPPPQDPAMPYASEPGELARTEERLVAETIAGRRERYPGVAVRTKTVRGATRETLIEESRTAQLLVVGARGRGGFSGLVLGSVSQAVLHHAHCPVAVVRGSAAAR, from the coding sequence GTGAGCGGTCTGGTGGTCGTAGGAGCGGACGGCTCGGCCTCGAGCCTTGCCGCGGTGGAGACGGCGGCCCGGGAGGCCGCATGGCGCGGCGCCGGACTGCGGGTGGTGCACGCCTTTCTGTGGCCGGCCATGCACGTGCCGCTGGGACCCCCGGCCCTGGGCCCGTCCGAGGGCGGCCTGCGGAACGCCGCGCAGCGGGTGGTGGCGGAGGCCGTGGAACGCGCCGGGCGCGCGGCACCGGAGGTGGACGTGACCCACGCCGTGGTGACCGGGGAACCCCTCACCGTGCTGGAGGCCCAGTCGCGCGCCGCGGAACTGGTCGTCGTGGGATCCCGCGGCATGGGCGGCTTCGTCGGCCTGATGCTGGGCTCTACGGCGGTGCACCTCGCCGCGCACGGCCAGTGCCCGGTCCTGGTGGTCCGGGAGCAGCCGGCCGCAGGCGGTCCGGTCCTGCTGGGCGTCGACGGTTCCCCGGCCGGCGCGGACGCCGTCGACTTCGCCTTCGCCGAGGCCGCGTTGCGCGGCGCCGAACTCCTCGCCCTGCACGCGTGGACCCCGTGGCACACGCCCGTACCGCCGCCCCAGGACCCCGCGATGCCGTACGCGAGCGAGCCGGGCGAACTCGCCCGCACCGAGGAACGCCTGGTGGCCGAGACGATCGCGGGACGGCGGGAGCGCTACCCCGGAGTCGCGGTCCGCACGAAAACGGTGCGTGGCGCGACCCGCGAGACCCTCATCGAGGAGAGCCGGACCGCGCAGCTGCTCGTCGTCGGCGCACGCGGACGCGGCGGTTTCTCCGGGCTGGTGCTCGGCTCCGTCAGCCAGGCGGTCCTGCACCACGCGCACTGCCCGGTCGCCGTGGTGCGCGGCTCCGCCGCCGCACGGTGA
- a CDS encoding type III polyketide synthase, with product MAVLCKPVISVPDNVITCEQTLELARRLHKDHPQLGLTLRLIENTGVQKRHLIQPIEEVLKHPGFDVRSQIYEAESKARVPAVIRQALDQAELEPDEIDIIVYVSCTGFMMPSLTAWLINKMGFRHDTRQLPIAQLGCAAGGAAINRAHDFCTAYPEANALIVACEFCSLCYQPTDLSVGTLLSNGLFGDGIAAAVVRGSGGTGMRLERNASYLIPNTEEWISYAVRQTGFHFQLDKRVPGTMEPLAPVLRQVAEDHTWNAAKLDYYIIHAGGPRILDDLCRFLGVPPESFRFSRATLTEYGNIASAVVLDALYRMFEEGSALDGHRGLLAGFGPGITAEMVLGTWVTNGLDATMTPQHSYGEYDVIT from the coding sequence ATGGCTGTTCTGTGCAAGCCGGTGATCTCGGTTCCCGACAACGTTATCACCTGCGAACAAACGCTTGAGCTGGCACGACGGCTGCACAAGGACCACCCGCAACTCGGCCTGACCCTCAGGCTCATTGAGAACACGGGCGTTCAGAAGCGGCACCTGATCCAGCCGATCGAAGAGGTGCTCAAACATCCGGGCTTCGACGTACGCAGCCAGATCTACGAGGCGGAGTCGAAGGCACGGGTACCGGCCGTCATACGACAGGCGCTGGACCAGGCCGAGTTGGAGCCCGACGAGATCGACATCATCGTGTACGTCTCGTGCACGGGCTTCATGATGCCGTCGCTGACGGCGTGGCTCATCAACAAGATGGGATTCCGCCACGACACCCGTCAACTGCCCATCGCGCAGCTCGGTTGTGCGGCAGGAGGCGCGGCCATCAACCGCGCCCATGACTTCTGCACCGCGTACCCGGAGGCCAACGCCCTCATCGTGGCATGCGAGTTCTGCTCGCTGTGCTACCAGCCCACGGACCTCAGCGTCGGAACGCTGCTGTCCAACGGGCTGTTCGGCGACGGCATCGCCGCCGCCGTCGTCCGGGGCAGCGGTGGCACCGGGATGCGGCTGGAGCGCAACGCCTCCTACCTCATCCCGAACACCGAGGAGTGGATCTCCTACGCGGTGCGCCAGACGGGCTTCCACTTCCAGCTCGACAAGCGCGTACCCGGCACCATGGAGCCCCTGGCACCGGTGCTGCGCCAGGTCGCGGAGGACCACACGTGGAACGCCGCCAAGCTGGACTACTACATCATCCACGCCGGCGGTCCCCGGATCCTGGACGACCTCTGCCGCTTCCTCGGTGTCCCGCCGGAGTCGTTCCGCTTCAGCCGGGCCACGCTGACCGAGTACGGCAACATCGCGAGCGCCGTCGTCCTCGACGCCCTGTACCGGATGTTCGAGGAGGGCTCCGCCCTCGACGGGCACCGCGGACTGCTGGCGGGCTTCGGCCCGGGCATCACCGCGGAGATGGTCCTGGGGACCTGGGTCACCAACGGGCTCGACGCCACGATGACGCCCCAGCACTCCTACGGGGAGTACGACGTCATCACCTGA
- a CDS encoding glycoside hydrolase family 127 protein, translating into MSAPPPSQPSRRNVLTAGVAAAATLTAATQAVQATPAAAAPSAPERAGALRSGPVPAARPKLDPLPLSAVRLLDSPFLDNMLRTCAYLRFVDVDRLLHTFRRNVGLPSSAEPCGGWEAPDVQLRGHTTGHLLSALAQAHAQTDDQVYADKARVLVAALAECQAAAPAAGFHDGYLSAFPESVFDSLEAGGKPWAPYYTLHKIMAGLLDQYTLSGNRQAMTVLLGMAAWADARTAPLPYERMQSVLKVEFGGMNDVLTRLHLVSGDPAHLRTARRFDHEELYAPLAAGRDELAGRHANTEIAKVVGAPFGYEATGERRYLDIARAFWHTVVEHHTYAIGGNSNLEFFGPPDEIVSRLSENTCENCNSYNMLKLGRQLFLHEPSRTAYMDHYEWTLYNQMLGEQDPDSEHGFVTYYTGLWAGSHRQPKGGLGAAPGSYSGDYDNFSCDHGTGLETHTKFADSIYFQSRDALYVNLFIPSEADWRPHGATDGVTIRQHAVSEDTVRITVAEGGGRFALKVRIPGWLADGRGRARVRVAGRPYTGRVEPGSHLTLDRRWRAGDTVELTLPREPVWRPAPDNPQVRSVSYGPLVLAGAYGPTELNTIPEIRPESLRPVRGGDGAFTAEAAGGAVTLKPFHQVHHENYTVYWAVAPRAGRERDVARYPLDEGTGTSAADATRTFAPATLTAGASWTADGPGGRTAVALDGAGGHVALAPALPAGLSELTVSMWVRVDVLVNSARVFDLGYHKDTYLFLTPRTGAGRARAALKIAGMEAEDVIDAAAPLPTGRWTHVALTLGDGTGILYVDGAEAGRNAAMAASPLLLGTTTHNYLGRSQNPTHPYLTGAVAGFRLHNRALAPADVAALAAP; encoded by the coding sequence ATGTCCGCACCACCCCCGTCCCAGCCGTCCCGCCGCAACGTGCTGACTGCCGGCGTCGCCGCGGCCGCGACCCTCACGGCTGCCACGCAGGCGGTCCAGGCGACCCCGGCCGCCGCTGCGCCGAGCGCCCCCGAGCGGGCGGGCGCTCTCCGGAGCGGGCCGGTGCCCGCGGCGCGTCCGAAGCTCGACCCGCTGCCGCTGTCCGCCGTGCGCCTGCTGGACAGCCCGTTCCTCGACAACATGCTGCGCACCTGCGCCTACCTGCGCTTCGTCGACGTCGACCGGCTCCTGCACACCTTCCGCCGCAACGTCGGACTGCCCTCGTCCGCCGAGCCCTGCGGCGGCTGGGAGGCCCCGGACGTCCAACTGCGCGGCCACACCACCGGGCACCTGCTGTCCGCGCTCGCCCAGGCCCACGCCCAGACCGACGACCAGGTCTACGCCGACAAGGCCCGCGTCCTCGTCGCCGCGCTCGCCGAGTGCCAGGCGGCCGCGCCCGCCGCCGGGTTCCACGACGGCTACCTGTCGGCCTTCCCCGAGTCGGTCTTCGACAGCTTGGAGGCGGGCGGCAAGCCCTGGGCGCCGTACTACACCCTGCACAAGATCATGGCCGGGCTGCTCGACCAGTACACCCTCAGCGGCAACCGGCAGGCCATGACCGTGCTGCTGGGGATGGCCGCCTGGGCGGACGCGCGGACCGCGCCGCTGCCGTACGAGCGCATGCAGTCCGTGCTCAAGGTGGAGTTCGGCGGGATGAACGACGTCCTGACCCGCCTCCACCTCGTCAGCGGCGACCCCGCGCACCTGCGCACCGCCCGCCGCTTCGACCACGAGGAGCTCTACGCGCCGCTCGCCGCCGGACGCGACGAACTCGCCGGCCGCCACGCCAACACCGAGATCGCCAAGGTCGTCGGTGCGCCGTTCGGCTACGAGGCCACCGGGGAGCGCCGCTACCTCGACATCGCGCGCGCCTTCTGGCACACCGTCGTGGAGCACCACACGTACGCCATCGGCGGCAACTCCAACCTGGAGTTCTTCGGGCCCCCGGACGAGATCGTCAGCCGTCTGTCGGAGAACACCTGCGAGAACTGCAACAGCTACAACATGCTCAAGCTCGGCCGGCAGCTGTTCCTGCACGAGCCGTCCCGCACCGCCTACATGGACCACTACGAGTGGACCCTGTACAACCAGATGCTGGGCGAGCAGGACCCCGACTCCGAGCACGGCTTCGTCACGTACTACACCGGGCTGTGGGCCGGTTCCCACCGGCAGCCCAAGGGTGGGCTCGGCGCGGCGCCCGGCAGCTACAGCGGCGACTACGACAACTTCTCCTGCGACCACGGCACCGGTCTGGAGACCCACACCAAGTTCGCGGACAGCATCTACTTCCAGTCCCGCGACGCGCTCTACGTCAACCTCTTCATCCCCTCCGAGGCGGACTGGCGGCCCCACGGGGCGACGGACGGGGTGACGATCCGTCAGCACGCCGTCTCCGAGGACACCGTGCGCATCACCGTCGCCGAGGGCGGCGGCCGTTTCGCGCTCAAGGTCCGGATACCGGGCTGGCTGGCGGACGGCCGGGGGCGGGCCCGGGTACGCGTGGCCGGACGCCCCTACACGGGCCGCGTCGAGCCCGGCAGCCACCTCACCCTCGACCGGCGCTGGCGGGCCGGGGACACGGTCGAACTCACCCTGCCCCGCGAACCCGTGTGGCGCCCCGCGCCCGACAACCCGCAGGTGCGCTCGGTGTCGTACGGTCCGCTCGTGCTGGCCGGCGCCTACGGCCCGACGGAACTGAACACCATCCCCGAGATCCGGCCGGAGTCCCTGCGGCCCGTGCGCGGCGGCGACGGCGCGTTCACCGCCGAGGCGGCCGGCGGCGCGGTCACCCTGAAGCCGTTCCACCAGGTCCACCATGAGAACTACACGGTCTACTGGGCGGTCGCCCCCCGCGCCGGCCGCGAGCGGGACGTCGCCCGCTACCCCCTCGACGAGGGCACCGGCACCAGCGCCGCCGACGCCACCCGGACCTTCGCCCCTGCGACGCTCACCGCGGGCGCCTCCTGGACCGCGGACGGGCCGGGCGGCCGGACCGCCGTCGCCCTCGACGGCGCCGGGGGCCACGTCGCGCTGGCCCCCGCCCTGCCCGCCGGGCTGTCCGAGCTGACCGTCAGCATGTGGGTACGGGTGGACGTCCTGGTCAACTCCGCCCGCGTCTTCGACCTGGGCTACCACAAGGACACCTATCTGTTCCTCACCCCGCGCACCGGCGCGGGACGCGCCCGGGCCGCCCTGAAGATCGCCGGCATGGAGGCCGAGGACGTCATCGACGCCGCCGCACCCCTGCCCACCGGCCGCTGGACCCACGTCGCGCTCACCCTCGGCGACGGCACCGGCATCCTCTACGTCGACGGCGCCGAAGCCGGCCGCAACGCGGCGATGGCCGCGAGTCCGCTGCTGCTCGGCACGACCACGCACAACTACCTCGGCCGCTCGCAGAACCCCACGCACCCCTACCTCACCGGTGCGGTCGCCGGCTTCAGGCTGCACAACCGCGCCCTGGCGCCCGCCGACGTCGCCGCCCTCGCGGCCCCCTGA